From the genome of Zalophus californianus isolate mZalCal1 chromosome 6, mZalCal1.pri.v2, whole genome shotgun sequence, one region includes:
- the LOC113909971 gene encoding LOW QUALITY PROTEIN: acyl-protein thioesterase 1-like (The sequence of the model RefSeq protein was modified relative to this genomic sequence to represent the inferred CDS: deleted 1 base in 1 codon) yields the protein MCGNNMSAQLPATVPAIGKATAVVIFLHGLGDTGHGWAEAFAGIRSSHIKYICPHVPIMPVTLNMNMAMPSWFDITGLSPDSQEDESGIKQAAENVKALIEQEVKNGIPSNRIILGGFSQGGALSLHTALTTQQKLAGVTALSCWLPLQASFPQGPISGINRDISILQCHGDCDPLVLLLKFASLTAGKLKTLVNPANVTFKTYEGMKHSSCQQEMMDIKQFIDKLLPPVD from the exons ATGTGCGGCAATAACATGTCTGCCCAGCTTCCCGCTACCGTGCCCGCCATTGGGAAAGCCACCGCTGTGGTGATTTTCCTTCATGGTTTGGGAGATACAGGGCATGGATGGGCAGAAGCCTTTGCAGGTATCAGAAGTTCACATATCAAATACATCTGCCCACATGTACCAATTATGCCTGTAACATTGAATATGAACATGGCTATGCCTTCTTGGTTTGATATTACTGGGCTTTCACCAGATTCACAGGAGGATGAATCTGGAATTAAACAGGCAGCAGAAAATGTAAAAGCTTTGATAGAGCAAGAGGTGAAGAATGGCATTCCTTCTAACAGAATTATTTTGGGAGGATTTTCTCAGGGAGGAGCTTTATCTTTACATACTGCTCTCACCACACAGCAGAAACTGGCTGGTGTCACTGCACTCAGTTGCTGGCTTCCACTCCAGGCTTCATTCCCACAGGGGCCTATCAGTGGCATTAATAGAGATATTTCTATTCTTCAGTGCCATGGAGATTGTGATCCTTTAGTTCTCCTA CTAAAGTTTGCTTCTCTTACTGCCGGAAAGCTAAAAACATTAGTAAATCCAGCCAATGTAACCTTCAAAACCTATGAAGGCATGAAGCACAGTTCATGTCAACAGGAAATGATGGATATCAAGCAGTTCATTGATAAACTTCTACCTCCAGTTGATTGA
- the LOC113910020 gene encoding 60S ribosomal protein L39-like, whose translation MSSHKTFRIKQFLAKKQKQNRPIPQWIRMKTGNKIRYNSKRRHWRRTKLGL comes from the coding sequence ATGTCTTCTCACAAGACTTTCAGAATCAAGCAattcctggccaagaaacaaaagcagaatcgtCCCATTCCCCAGTGGATTCGGATGAAAACTGGTAATAAGATCAGGTACAACTCCAAGAGAAGGCACTGGAGAAGAACCAAGCTGGGTCTATAA